The Thalassomonas actiniarum genome contains the following window.
TTTCCTGCATCCAAAAAGGTCTTCTCTAATTTATTTACTGTTGAATCTACAAATTTATCAAGGTTATCATTTTTATATCTGTCTTCAACATTTGGATACCACAATATTGTAGCGGCCATAACTCTATATTCTATGTTATTCAAATAACTAGGATCTGTTTTTGAAAACGTCCCACAAATATGTTCAATAAGCCTACGCGCATAAAAAATAAGGTATGGTAAACGGCTATACAAAAAGTGCCACTGTGTTTGCTTTGACTCAGATCCAGAAAAAATCTGATTAATATTCATATTTTCTGTTTTTATTTTTTTGTGCTCAGTAAATAAATGCATAGATTTATTACATATCCCATCAAAGCCATCTTCAGACTTTTGATACCTAAGTTGCGCCAAGTAATCTGCATTAAATCGTTCTTCTTCACCTAAGACTTTTAGTACAGATTGAATTCGTTTTGTATGCCCCTCTATTCCCCCATAATTTTTAGCTCTTAAAGCTAATGGGTTTTCAGTCAGCTTGTTAGAAAAATCATTTATATCGATAGCCATTATTTCGAGCAAAAGAAGATTTTCTTGTATTGGCTTTCGTAAAAGAGCGTAAGCTACAGTCAACTTTTCTTTTCTAGAACAAGACAATGATTCATAAATAAAATGTAAAAAGTCAGATAAAAGAGCCTGAAATACTGTACGCCTGAGCGTTTCTACATATTCTAACTTACGTCCTGTGAGCTCAAACCACTCAAAGATATCATTTGATTGTTCAAGTAGTTTTTTATCTTCTTCGGACAAAAAATTAATTTGTTGATGAAATATTTTATTTTTCTCTCCTGAACGAAGAAGTTCAACGAGTATGTCGTGATTTAAAAAGCATAAATCATGAGCTTGTTCTAGGTAAGACGGAAACATTGAACCTCTCGGATACGCTATATTCACCCTAACGCCAACCACACCAGCTTACTAAGTCAGATTGATGGTTCTTGTTAGGCATTTTTCTTACGATAACCATAAACCTTGATATGCCCATTAGTTATTTCTAAATCGACATGATAACTAAAATTTACTTGAGTGTGTTCCGGTAACAGGAGCCATTCTATATCTCTATATCAAAAAGAACCATTCATTCCATCCAAGTAGCTATTCTCAAATAAAGCAGAGAAAAAGTCCTTATATTCAAACTCTTCTTGTTCTATAAGTTTTACAGTAACAGAAACCTTATCACTATATACTTGCGATAAGTCATCAAATATTTTTTCCCATTTCGTGTTATTTGAAGATGAGACATAGTCAGCTAATAAAAGCTCTTTAATACGCTCTTCAGCTTTTCGCCATCGCTTTCTATCTGCTTCATAGAGCTTTTGGTGTCTATTTGTGATACTCATACCATGAAGCCTAACGTCTCAAACACCGGCATGGTGAAGTTGGCGGCTTTTTTTGGAACAAAAAAGGTGACAGCTTTACCATGTCCTCGTGATTTGACTTGTTAAGCGTCTTTGTCTTCTTTGCGTTTTTTACAATGCTCAGGAAAAGCATCAAGTATTCTCACTGTAGGCTGGAATAACTTATTGGCGATGATTTTATCCTTATAACCTTCAGAGCAATGACATAAGTAAATTTGTAGCCAGAATACTAATTCTGGATTTATTTTTGCCATTAATTGCGCTCTAAAGTGATGCTGTACCTCATCATCTGGTTCACTAATTATTATTTTTTCAATGGAGCCTAGAGTTATACATTCAGTGTCATATCGAACATGCAACTCGTTCAAAGCACAGAATGCCAAAGTAAAAACATCCTTGCTTTCAGGATTAACTTCGACGAAATGCTTAAACCACTTCAGGACTTTATCACAAAAATCTTTTTCATCATCGCACTTTGCTTCATTGTAAACCTTTGAGGTTAGTTGCTTATCCAATGTATCTATATAACTATTAATGAGAAGCAAATTAAATTCTTTTCTTTGATGTTCTATTTGCTCTTTATAGCTAATTTTCGTTAGTTCGAGAGATTCACGTGTTGTTTTACGCTCTTCGACATTGTGTTTTATTGTTATGATCAAAGTTATTGCGAGTACAATAAAGCTCAATCCAGATAGTGTCGCGCCAACAGTCCCCCCAACATATGAACCGAAGCTTCCCCAATCACTATTTGACGTTGAAAAATCACCAGAGAAATTAAAGAAATAGAAAACTAACGGAGATAGAGCCAATAAAACCGCTATCAACGCGATCAAAATGATTAATATTTTTCTCATTAAATAACTACTTTTACGAAGATTGACTTTATTGGACGCTTAACGCAGCAAACACCGGAGCCGCTTGCTGCGTCCGAGTGTTTTGCCTTGTTAAGTTTCTTTGCACAGTGATATGGCTTTATGTGTTAATTCTCTTTTTTCATTAAACTCAAAAGCTGATTCTTCATGATCTAGAATGAAATCACCACTCATAAAATATGGAAACTTTTCTGACTTTTTAAGTAGAAGCTCATATTTAATAGTTGCATGCTCAACATAAGGAGAAAAGTTACTTTGCTTATTAGTCGCACAATTATTAGAGTATTCCTCCAACAGCCTTGAAGCTATTAAAATCTCTTTATGATAGTTATTTATTTCTGTTTCAAGAGCGGCTCTACTGAATTGAAAACTCGCCGCCCCATAACCTAAAATAAAAAGAAGAAGTAATGTTAATGATTTAGTAGACAGCAGATTGTCCCCCTTGAAACTTAACGCCCGCATTTGCGGAAAATTGGAGCGCAGTGGAAATTTTTCCGTAACATGCGCTTGTTATGTTTATTTTGCACTCTTTTCCCATAATATGAACTTACCTTTAAAAGCACAAACGATAAAATAAACAGCAATTACAGATAAAGTAATGGGATACAAAATCCAGTACTCATTATGCGATTCAGGGAAGTAGTGTTCACTAATTTGAACAAAGATATATCGGTCAATTGCAAATGCGAATAACGAAAATGAAATAAGAATAGAAATTATGCGCTTAGCATTTTTAGTCACAATTGTTCCTTCGGCCATCGATAAACATAACGCCCTAAACACTGGGCAATTTGTAGTTGCGGAGCAACGGAAAATTGCTCCGAGTGATTTTGCTTGTTATATGCAGCTACTCTCCGCCGTCATATGAACCAGATGAGTTACCATAGAATTCACTACTTCTCGACGGTGAGCCAAACTGGCTTCCTCTGCTAATTGTAAAGCTGATAATAGGCCCGATAATCGGTACTGATAAAGTTAATAACAACAACTTTAATTTCTCTAAACGGGAGAGCATCAAATTATTGTAAATTTTAAAAGCAACAACAACACTGAAAATAAAATGTATTGCTAGCAACGAGATGATGTAGATATAAAACTCCATAGTATTTTAGGCATATAACGCTGCAAACACCGGGGCAGCTTGCTGCATCCGGCGTTTTGCCTTGTTAGTGGATGCTGGGTATTTGCACCACACCAACGATTTATAAAATGGTTTGAGGGATAAATGGAAGACGCTATCTGCACCCACCACCACTACACTCCAAACCGTGAATTTTGAATTAAGACATAACCACCAAACCTAATTCACAAACACCGCTATTTTACAACAATTAAGCTTGACTAGTGGTGGCCGACTAACGCTCGAAACGGCGGCGCGCTTTTTAGCGTCCGCTGGTTTTGTTTGTTATTGGTTGACAGCTGTAACCACAGACCTGGCAACGATAAAAATAGCTTGAGGCGTTAACGGAAGGTGCCAAAGACACTAACCACCGCTACACACCAAGCCGTGAATTTTGAGCCTGGCACTACAGCCAGAACAAGCTAATGACTTTAACACCTTTAGTACTTTTGAAAAAGAACGGGGAAAGTCTATTAGCGGGAACACCTAACCGCTCTGGCGAAAACCAACTGGAAACACGCGCCAAACCAGATTAGGAAATACCGCTATTCACAATACATTTAACATGAATTAGCGGTGGCCGAATAACGCTTAAAACACCTGAAAAATGCGGCTGGACGGAACGGCCAGCTGTATTTTTTCGGGTGATTTTACTTGTTAGTGGCTGCTAGTTATTTGCACCACACTAACGGTTTATTTAATAGTTTGGGGGATAAACGGAAGATGCTGCTTGCACCCACCATCACTACACACCAAACCGTGAATTTTGAATTAAGACATAACCACCAAACCTAATTCATGAACACCGCTATTTTACAACAATTAAGCTTGACTAGTGGTGGCCGACTAACGCTTGCCACACCAGAAAATTAGGCGCGTAGCGGCTGATTTTTCTGAGTGGTGGCACTTGTTAGTGCTACCCATGCCTATATGCGACAGAAACGTAATGTTTCATAAATTCAATGTAATATTCATCTGTTGGCTTTAACTCAATGTTTACCTGATTATAATTAATATGAACTATCTCATCATTTCTGTTAATTTTTACATCAAGCCAATAATCAAATTTACCTTCAACTGCTATTTGTGCATCCTCAAGAAAATCGACTAAGTGTAATTTTGTACTCTCAATGAAAAGCAAAACAACATCAATAAAGTCTTCAACTTTGTCATGCTCAGGTTTTACAAAGTCATGTTCAACTAAGTTTCTAAATTTATTAAATTTGGCAAGAATTCGAGGGGCAACAATCCCAAGTTTATTCAATGTGTCTAGTTTCTTAGGTATGTTCCAATTTTTTCTTGTAGCCAACTTGTCTAATACAAAAGCTATTAAAAGTAGATCAATCTGAGCATCCATTGCGCGTTTGGCATTTGAAAATGCGTTAACACACCCTCTTGTCGTAGACTCTTGAGCGTCTTCTTCCGCATACTTTATATATTCAGCAGGACTAATATCAAAAGGACACGGTATTAATCCATGGCCTCTGCTTGTCCATATAGCATTATCATCCTTTATCAGTTTTAAAACTTTTTCCAATAGCTACTCCAAATAGTAAGTAACACTAACGCTCGAAACGGCGGCGCGCTTTTTAGCGTCCGCTGGTTTTGTTTGTTATTGGTTGACAGCTGTAACCACAGACCTGGCAACGATAAAAATAGCTTGAGGCGTTAACGGAAGGTGCCAAAGACACTAACCACCGCTACACACCAAGCCGTGAATTTTGAGCCTGGCACTACAGCCAGAACAAGCTAATGACTTTAACACCTTTAGTACTTTTGAAAAAGAACGGGGAAAGTCTATTAGCGGGAACACCTAACCGCTCTGGCGAAAACCAACTGGAAACACGCGCCAAACCAGATTAGGAAATACCGCTATTCACAATACATTTAACATGAATTAGCGGTGGCCGAATAACAGCTTATTAGCCGGGAAAAACCCGTATTTCTGTCAGAAATATTCCCGACTAAGTTATTATTGAATATTTCAATTTTACTTTTTTATTATTGTACCATCAATAAGTTATAGATTAGTGTTTTTTAGTTATCCGTTGAAATACGGTATTTCCCCGTCTTTGTGGTGGAAATACGGCAATTTAATGTAGCCCGTATTTTCAATCAAACTTTAAGAAGTATTAAGTCTTTGTAGATGGTTTTATCCCGCTTGGAGCACTATTCAGACTATTAGGAGATATTGAGACTTAGCGATAACACTGTCAGGTGGAACTTGAACCCAAACAGATTAACTCTCTAATCCCCATCTTACAATTAATTACATTTTGTAGACATGTCTTGACCCTTTCTCACCCTGTTATTTGCTAAGATACGCATCCTGTCTTGCCGGTATTCTCCCTGTTTTAGACGTTTTTCCTTGTGTTGTTGATGATTTTATTGCCGAGAAGTTAATGGTTAAAAATAAAAAGCAGTTGCTGGTTTGTGTATTTTTGTTTTTCAGCCTAAGTGCCTGTACCAGCGTCAGATTTAAAGACTTTTTTGTCGGTTATGCCGAGCAAATGAAACCGGTGCGCCTGTCTTTGTCGCAGGGGGATGTGATGCGGGCAAACAAAGCCCTGGGGGGGCGAAATGCCGTTGATGATGTTTTATATCAGCTAGAGCAGGGGCGGTTAAGTTATCTGGCTAATGACTGGCAAAACAGCAAGGTGGCTTTTGATGCCGTTTACCGCCAGGTGGAGCTGGACTCAGGCAAGGCAAAGTACCGGGCCAGCAGAGGTTTGCAGCAGCTGGGGGCGGTTGTCGGTAATGACAATGTTATTGCCTACCAGTTGCCGGCTTATGAACAAACCATGATGCACAGCTACCAGGCGATGAATTACCTCTATCAGCATGATCTTGAAGGAGCCTTGGTGGAAATTCGCCGGGCGAACCAGGTGCAGGAAAAAGCCTTGAAACAGCACAGAAAAGAATTATTGGATGCCGAGCAGGCACTGGCATCCGGCGGCGATGATGACGAGGTTAATCCCGACTGGCACAGAATCAACCAGGCTTATGCGGGTATGGAAAAGGTTATCGGCGAGGTGAAAAACGGCTTTCAAAATGCCTATACCTTTTATTTGTCGGGCCTTTTGTATGAAGCGGCTGGGCAGGAGAATGATGCCTATATCGATTATAAGCGGGCGCTGGAAATCTCCCCCGATAACCGCTTTCTTCAGCAGGATGTGTTGCGCCTGGCCAGCCGTTTGGGCATGCAGGACGATTTAGCGACTTTCGAGCAGAAATACGGTACCTGGCAGCAAAAGCATAAAGCATCAGACGGCCAGGTCGTGGTGATCTACGAGCAGGGGCTGATTAATGAAAAGAAAGAGCTGGCTTTACATTTACCTGTGTCTACCTCTGACGATGATCTGCGCTTTTATAACCTGGCCTTGCCGGTATATGAAAAAAGCCCCGGCCTCTCCCGGGGGCTGCAACTCAAGGTCGATAACCGTACCCTGGACAGCATGGAGCTGGTGCGTTTGCAGGGGCTTGCGGCGAAACAGTTGCAGGAGCAGTTGCCCGGTTTAATTGTGCGGCAGCTATCAAGATTAATTGCCAAGGAAAAATTCCGCTCTACCCTTGAGCGTAAAGGGGATGATGTCGGTAATATCCTGGCGAATCTCTATAACCTGGTGTCGGAAAAAGCCGATACCCGCAGTTGGGTGACTTTGCCGAAAAACAGTCAGTTGGTAAAAACCCAATTGCCGGCGGGTAAACAACAACTTGAACTGGTGGTTGACGGCAGGAAAACCCAGATAGAACTTGAGGTTAAAGCCAACCGTACCACCTTAGTGAACCTGACGAAAATAGATAATTTTATGAATTATCAAACGGTTAATTTATAGCAGCCAAGTGTTGGCAAAACAGAAACTTAAAAGTTATTCAATTTACATTTGTATTACTAGATTAAACAAGGTTAAGAATATGAAGCATTTATTACCTATATTATCTTTGTCCCTGGCGGCATTATTGGCCGGCGGCTGTTCCTCGAAAAGCGTTATCAGCTACGGTGATGCCCGGGCGGTTGAAACCACTGACATTAACTTTGGCTCCACCGACCTGCAAAAGGTGGCGGATGAAATGACAGATTCCCTGTTATTATCTCCCGTGGTCGGCACCCTGACCGCCAATAACCGCCCGGTGGTTTTTGTCGAGCGCATCAAAAATAAAACCAGCGAACATATAGATACCGAGTCCATTACCGACTCCATCTCTACTAAGCTGCTGAGATCGGGTAAATTCCG
Protein-coding sequences here:
- a CDS encoding DUF6678 family protein: MSITNRHQKLYEADRKRWRKAEERIKELLLADYVSSSNNTKWEKIFDDLSQVYSDKVSVTVKLIEQEEFEYKDFFSALFENSYLDGMNGSF
- a CDS encoding COG3014 family protein produces the protein MVKNKKQLLVCVFLFFSLSACTSVRFKDFFVGYAEQMKPVRLSLSQGDVMRANKALGGRNAVDDVLYQLEQGRLSYLANDWQNSKVAFDAVYRQVELDSGKAKYRASRGLQQLGAVVGNDNVIAYQLPAYEQTMMHSYQAMNYLYQHDLEGALVEIRRANQVQEKALKQHRKELLDAEQALASGGDDDEVNPDWHRINQAYAGMEKVIGEVKNGFQNAYTFYLSGLLYEAAGQENDAYIDYKRALEISPDNRFLQQDVLRLASRLGMQDDLATFEQKYGTWQQKHKASDGQVVVIYEQGLINEKKELALHLPVSTSDDDLRFYNLALPVYEKSPGLSRGLQLKVDNRTLDSMELVRLQGLAAKQLQEQLPGLIVRQLSRLIAKEKFRSTLERKGDDVGNILANLYNLVSEKADTRSWVTLPKNSQLVKTQLPAGKQQLELVVDGRKTQIELEVKANRTTLVNLTKIDNFMNYQTVNL
- the lpoB gene encoding penicillin-binding protein activator LpoB, whose product is MKHLLPILSLSLAALLAGGCSSKSVISYGDARAVETTDINFGSTDLQKVADEMTDSLLLSPVVGTLTANNRPVVFVERIKNKTSEHIDTESITDSISTKLLRSGKFRFVDMTRVEAVRKQINFQQNDGLVDPGKAIQFGQHLGAKYMLYGNLSSIVKNTEDASDVYYKFTIRLMDLQSGIVEWADETEIRKTRTVATVGW